The segment CCAGCGCATGCGGCGTCGCCCGGTCGTGCACATTGACCGTCGGCGGAATCACCTGGTCGCGCAGCGACAGCAGTGCGGTCGCCAGATCAAGCGAGGCGCCGCCCGCCAGCAGCCGCCCGGTCATCGTCTTGGGTGCGGTCACCGGCACGCCGCGCGGCCCGAACTCGTCGGCCAGCGCCTTGGCCTCCACCGCGTCCGCCTCGGGCAGTCCCATGGCGTCGGCGAAGACCACGTCGATGGCGTCCGCACTCAATGCGGCATCAGCGAGGGCCAGTTGGATGGCGCGGCGCAGCCCGGGAGGGCGCCCGGACCCGGGGCGGGGGTCGAAGGTGGCGGCATAGCCGGCGATGCCCCCGTAGACGTGGACCGCGCCGCGCTCGGCGGCCGAGTGGGCGTCTTCCAGGACCAGCATCGCCCCGCCCTCGCCGGGCACATAGCCACTGGCATGGGTGGAGAAAGGGAGATAGGCACGGCGTGGATCGGCGTGCGGGGACAGCCCTCCCGAACGGGTCTGGCACAGCCAGCCCCAGGGGCACAGCGCCCCGTCCACCCCGCCGGTGACCATCATCGACGTGCCGTCGCGCACATGGCGGCGGGCCTTGGCCACCGCGTCCAGCCCTCCGGCCTGCTCGGCCACCAGAGCCCCACCGGGACCACGCATCCCGTGACGGATCGATATCTGACCGGAGTTGACGGGGTAGAACCACGCGAACGACTGGTAGGCGCTGACGTGGTCGCCGCCCCGGCTCCACAGCGCCTCCAGCTCCCGCTGGCCGAACTCGAAGCCTCCGCCGGACGCGGCCGTGACCACCCCGGCCGCGTACTCGGGCAGCTGCCGGGGATCCAGGTCCGCGTCGGCCAGCGCCTCCTCGGCGGCCACCAGCGCGAGTCGGGTCATCGGGTCGGTCTGCGGCAGCAGCCTGTTGGGCAGGTGTTTCTTGGGCTCAAAGCCCTTCACCTCGCCGGCGAGCGTGGCGGCGTAGGGGGACGGGTCGAACCGGGTGATCCGGCCGATCCCGCTCTCGCCGCGAAGCATTGCGCGCCAGTACTCCTCGGTGCCTGTGCCGTTAGGGGCGATGACGCCAAGTCCCGTGACTACGGCGGGTGGCGCGGCCGCGAGAGCGGGCGTCATGCCGGAGGCCGTGGGGGCCGGGGCGGGGGCGGTGCGGCCGCTCACTGCGTCCTCCCCGGTCCGGTGAGCACGATCGCGCTCTGGAATCCGCCGAAGCCGCTGGCCACCGACAGCACGCTGTCCACCTGGGCTTCCCTGGCCCGCAGCGGAACATAGTCCAGGTCCAGGGCGGGGTCCGGCTCGTGGAGGTTGGCGGTCGGCGGGATCACCGAGTGCTCGATGGTCAGTGCGCTGGCGGCCACCTCCAGTGCACAGATCGCGCCGAGCGAGTGGCCGATCATCGACTTGATCGAGCTAACCGGGGTGGCATAGGCATGCTCGCCCAGGCTTCGCTTGAGCGCCGCCGTCTCGTGGAGGTCGTTCTGTTTGGTCGCCGAGCCATGGGCGTTGACGTAGTCGATGTCTGTCGGGTCCATCCGCGCCCGGTCCAGGGCCGCGCGGATGGCGTCGGCCATCTCTTTACCGTCCGAACGCAGGCCCGTCATGCTGTACGCGTTGCAGCGCGCGGCGTGCCCGGCGATCTCCGCGTATGCCCGGGCCCCGCGGCGTTGCGCGTGGCCGAGTTCCTCCAGGACGAAGAAGGCAGCGCCCTCGCCGAGGACAAAGCCGTTGCGGGTGCGGTCGAAGGGGCGGGAGGCCGTCTCCGGCTCGTCGTTGCGCGGGGTGGTGGCCTTGATCGCGTCGAAGCAGGCCACGGTGATCGGTGAGATCGCCGCGTCCGAGGCCCCGGTGACCATCACCTCCGCCGCGCCGTCGCGGATCAGGTCCGTGGCGTGGGTGACCACGTCGATCCCCGAGGTGCAGCCCGCAGAGACCACCCCCGCCGGGCCCTCGGCCCCGGCCAGCCAGGCGATCTCCCTGACCATGGAGGAGGGCAGGAAGTAGTCGTACAGATACGGGGCTCCGTGGGCGGGGTCCACCTCCCACAGCCGCCCCTCGTCACTGACCACCGCGTACTCGCGGTCCAGGCTCATCGTCATGCCGCAGGCGGTGCCCACCATGACGCCGGTGCGCAGCGGGTCCGTCTCGCCGGATATCCCGCTGTCCTCCAGCGCCTCCCGCGCAGCCACGTACGCGAACTGGGTGGTGCGGTCCCAGGCCCGGATCTGCCGCTGGCTCAGGCCCTCGGCCGCCGGATCGAAGTTGCACTCGGCCGCCACCTGGGAGCGGAACGGCGAGGCGTCGAATGAGGAGATGGTGCCGGTGGCGGTTCGCCCCGCCGTGAGCATCTCCCAGAATGGTTTGGTGCCCACGTCGCCCGGGGCCACCACGCCGATACCCGTGATCACGACGCGTCGAGCGTCATGTGTCTTGGACACTGCGTCTCCTTAGCCGTCGTCACGCCCGGGGCCACGAGGTGGCAAGGGCGCGTCGAGGCCAGAGTGACCCGCCGTGTTCAAGCCGCTTTGGAGGCGGCTTGGGGCAGCGTGCGGGCCCCGGGCGCCTGAGGAGCACGGGCGCGGGGCGGTGGGGTCAGTGGCCCTGGTGCGGGGCGGTGGGGCTCTCGTCCAGCTGGGCGTCGAGCTTCTCCCGCAGCCGGCGCAGGACGAGGGCCGTGGTGCGCAGGTCGTCGTGGGCGATGCCTGAGGTGAGCTGGTGGAGCCACTGCCGCTCCAGGGGAAGCAGATCGTCCAGTGCCTGTCTGCCGCGGTCGGTCAGTTCGACCAGGGGACTGCGCTGGTCCTGGGGGTTAGGGCTGGTGGTGACGATGCCCTCGGCCCGCAGCCGGTCGACGGTCTGCTGGACTGCCTGGCGGCGCAGCCCGCGCTCGCGAGCGAGCCCGGCGACGGTGGAGGGGCCGTCCAACAGCAGACCGGCCACCTGCCAGCGGGCCGACGTGAGCCCGGCGCTGGCGGAGAGCCGGTCTCCCGCGCGCAGCAGCCGGCCATTGACCGCGAAGACCTCGGCGGTTACCTCGACAAGGGTGTCCGCTTCGGGTGTTGACGAATCCATGGCCTCAGAGTATGTGCCGGCGGTGTCGAAAATGACAAGAGCTTGTCGAAGTCTCGATCCTTGGCTACGCTCGGTGCTCGACAAGGGCTTGTCGAGCACCGGAGCCCCGCCGACCACGGAAAGTGAGGAACCTTGTCATCCACGAATCCGCGCTCCACTCCCGCTGCGGCGGGAGCGGACGGCGGTGGGCTTACACACCGGCAGATCATGACGGCCATGTCGGGACTGTTAGTGGCGGTGTTTCTCGCGGCCCTGGACCAGACCGTCATCGCCACCGCGATGCGCACCATCGCGGACCAGCTGCACGGCCAGACCGAGCAGGCCTGGGCCACCACGGCGTATCTGATCGCCTCGGTGCTGGCGATGCCCTTCTATGGCAAGCTCTCCGACATCTATGGGCGCAAGCCCATGTACCTCATCGCCATCGTCGTCTTCGTCGTGGGCTCACTGCTGAGCGGTATGGCCGACTCGATGGTGACGCTGGCGCTCTTCCGCGCGGTACAGGGACTGGGCGGCGGCGGGCTGATGTCGCTGCCGACGGCCGTGGTGGCTGATCTCGCCCCGGTGCGCGAGCGTGGGCGCTACTTCGCGTATCTGCAGATGGCCTGGGTCGCGGCGAGCATCGTCGGCCCGTTGGCCGGCGGCGCCTTCGCGGAGGCCGGGGAGGTCCTCGGCATCGACGGCTGGCGCTGGGTCTTCCTGCTCAATGTGCCGCTGGGCGCGCTGGCGCTGGTCACCGTGCGCCGCGCGCTCGACCTGCCGCACGAGCGGCGCGAGCACCGCATCGACGTGCTGGGCGCGGTGGCGCTGGCGCTGTTCCTCGTACCCCTGTTGGTCGTGGCCGAGCAGGGCCGGGCATGGGGCTGGGGTGCCCCCGTCTCCCTGGCGATGTTCGCGCTGAGTGTGGCCGGGCTCGCGCTGTTCATCCCGGTCGAACTGCGCCGGGGTGCGGAGGCCGTACTGCCGCTCCGGCTCTTCAGGCGCGGCGGGATCGCCCTGTGCTCAACCATCAACTTCACCATCGGCGTGGGTATTTTCGGTACGGTCACGACCCTGCCGCTCTTCCTGCAGATGGTGCAGGGCCGCACCCCCTCCGAGGCCGGGTTGGTGGTGATCCCGTTCATGGTGGGCACCATCGCCTCGCAGGTGGTCTCCGGCAAACTCATCTCCGCGTCGGGGAAGTTCAAGAAGCAGGCGATCGTGGGCCTGGGCTGCATGGCGGGCGCGCTGATGGCGCTGTCCACGTCCGACGTCTCCACGCCGATGTGGGGCCTCACCCTGATCGTCTTGTGGCTGGGCGTGGGCATCGGCCTGTCCCAGACGGTCATCACCCTCGCCATACAGAACGCGGCGCCCAAGAGCGAGCTGGGCGTGGCCAATGCCGCCTCCGGGCTGTGCCGCCAGATCGGCGGCTCGACCGGGATCGCGGTGCTGTTCTCGGTGATGTTCGGGGCGGTCATCGCACGCCTGGCCGACCTGTGGAACAGCCCCGCCTTCTCCCGGCTGATCGACGATCCTGCGATGGCCGCCAACCCCGCCAACCACCACTTCCTGCAGGTGGTCGCATCAGGGAACGGCTCGAAGATCGATTTGAACGACACCTCTTTCCTGCAGGGCATCGACTCCCGCTTGGCGCACCCTGTCATGGAGTCCTTCGCCCACGGCTTCCACATCATGTACCTCGTCAGCGGCGCGGTGTTGTTGGCCGGGTTCGTCCTGACGTGGTTCCTGCGCGAGTTGCCGGACGGGACACAGGAGGCGCCCACCGCGCAGGAGAGCGACAGCGGTGCAGCGGCGGGGGGTAGCCCGCAGAGCCAGGAAGCCTGACGGCAACGCCCGGGTGGGGAAAAGGGTCGGTGACCGCACCCCGGGCCCCTGGGCTCCTAGCTCCTGAACTCCCAGCCGTCCCGAACGGCAATCACAGGGACGAGCGCACAGACAGGTGCGGGGACGAGAACGGGTCGCGCGACGACGAGGGCAGGGGGGAACGGAAACCTCCTCCAAGGTAGCAGTGTGCGCCCCGCCTTACCCGGCCCCTACGTCACTTCCGTTCCCCTCCCTTGGAACCCTCTCCCGCCACTGGTTACCGTCTGACCGGTTTGGTCGCATGTGGCCATGGCAATCCAGCGAAGGCAGGAGAGGCGATGGAATTCAAGGTGCTCGGCCCTATCCAAGTAGCCAACGAACGACTGGCTTACACACCAAGCGCTCCCAAGGTGAAGCAGGTTCTCGCTCTGTTGGTGATGCGGGCGAACCAGATCGTCACGCTGGAATCCATCATCGACGAACTATGGGGCGACCACGCCCCGCGCACCGCCGTCACCACGGCCCAGACGTACATCTACCAACTGCGCAAGGATTTCGTTGTCGAACTCGGCGAGGAATGCGGAGAACGGATCATCGTCACCGCCCGGCCCGGCTATGTGCTCAGCGTCCCCGAGGGATCCCTGGATGTCCACAATTTCGAGCGGTTGGCCGACCGCGCCCACGCCTGCAGCACGGCCGGAGACGCCGAGGGCACGGCGCGCTGGACGCAGGCGGCGCTTCGGGTGTGGCGCGGCAGCCCGCTCGCGGACATACCCTGCGGGCGTGTGCTACAGGACTACGTCAGCAACTTGCAGGAGAAGCGCGTCTCCACCCAGGAGCTATCCGTACGAGCCGCCATGGACCTGGAGCGCTACCGCGATCTGATCACCGAGCTACGGTCGTTGGTGATGGAGTATCCCTTCAACGAGTGGTTCCACACCCAGCTTGTCCGGGTCCTGAACAAGGCCGGGCGCCGGGTCGAGGCGCTGCACGCCTACCAGGAAGCCCGTGTCCTCCTGCGCGACGAACTTGGCCTGGGCCCCTCGCACGAGCTGCGGCGCGCACAGCAGGAGGTGCTCGGGTCCGCACCCTGACCCCAAACGCCTTTGGAGGCGTTGTCACGGTGTGGGGGTGGGCCGGCTTCGAGAATGTGTCGGGGCGTGGTTTTCCCTGTGGTCCGGCCGGCGTCAGGTGGCGGTGCTCAACAGAGGGCATCACCTCACCGTGCGAGATGGCCTCCATCGGGTAACGGTGGTCCTTGTGTGACGGTGACCCCACTCGCTGCGCTGCGCCGCCACTTCCTGGCCGGCCTCAGCGCGCGGGAAGCGATCACCGGCCTCAACGACCGGGCGGAGTACATCGCTTTCCAGCGAATGGTTCTCGGCTCTCCTCGCCTGCGACTGCGCATGATGGAGCAGAGCGGGCGGATGGAAGACAGTCTCAGTGCGGCATTCGCCGAGATCACCGGGGCCGCGGAAGGGGACACCACGCCGCGGATTGCGGCGAGCCAGGTGATCGTCGTCCAGCAGACCCTGGCGGTACACAATCTGCGCAATGTGCTCGGGCCTGGCGGTCTGACCCCGGACCCACCATTCCTGCGTCGTCACACAGAGAGGGCCCGGCAACGTGCGGCGGTTGCCGGGCCTTGGGCCGACGTAGATGACGCCCCATCAGCGAGGGGGCGAAGCCGTCGTCTGTCCCGGATGCGGAGTGACGATGCAGCCCCCTGCGTACGGGAGCCGTCGCGGTCCGTGAGTGTGTGGGCCGCGGAACTCGCCGTGGGAGGAGGTCATGTGGCTCCAGCGCAGTCGTAGAGGGTGAAGCTTCCGTCCGAGAGCTGACCGTAGGCGCTCGGGGAGACGGGGGTGCAGCTTTTCTTCACCCAGACCGACGCCGGAGTGGACGGTCGGCGCGTGGTGAGGAGGGCGTAGCGCAGTTGGTGGGCGGAGACCAGGTCCCTGAGCCGTGGTGCGGTCGGATAGGGGGTCAGGCCGGTGAAGCCGCCCATGACCAGGAGGGGTTGGGGGGTGGCGCGCAGCAGGGGCTCGGCGCCGTACGCGGCTTGGGTGGCGAGCAGGTACTTCTCCCCGGAACGGTGCGCGGAGAGGTAGTCCAGCAGTGCGGTGTCCCGTGCGGACGGTGTGTTCAAGGGGTTCCGGAGGACCTTGGCCCGGTGATGGTGCGTACCGTGGAAGCCGGGGCCGACGGGGCCGGCCAGGGGTTCGATCGGTGAGCCGGGGTAGCGCGGGTTCAGGCAGGAGGCGGCCCAGACGGCCGGCGCGAGGAGTACGGCCGCCAGCGACGCCGCCAGGGCGCTGTGCATGGCCGCTCGTGTGGTGCGGGGCCCGCTGGTCCACAGTCCGACGGTCCCGCACAGGCCGAGCATCAGCACCACCGGCAGCAGCCAGGGCGCGAATTCGCTGTGCGGGCCGTCGATGACCGCGGCCCACAGTGCCGTGAGCCCGACAGCGACGGGCAGCGCCGCCCGGCGTCGGCCGCCGGCGCGGTACTCGGACCGGAAGAGCGCGATTCCGCCACCGGTCAGCGCGGCGAGGGCCGGGGCCAGTACGGCCGTGTAGTAGCCGTGGTTGCCGTTGGAGTTGCTGAAGACCACGAGGTGCATCACCAGCCAGCCGCCCCAGAGCAGGAACCCGGCCCGCGGCCCGTCGGTGCGCGGTCGTCCGGCGCGCCACCACACGCCCAGCGCCAAGGCCAGCACGGCGAGCGGCAGGAGCCAGGCGATCTGCGGGCCCACGTCATGGTTGACCACCATGCTCCACCCCGTGTTCCCGCTGGTGCGGCTGGCGGCGGTCCCGGCGACGGCGCCCAGCGCCTGCGGGTCGTGGCCGAAGCGGCTCAGCCCGTTGTAGCCGAAGACCAGGGTGAAGGGGTTGTTGTTGCTGGTTCCGTCGAGGTAGGGACGGTTCGCGGCGGGGGAGGCCCATACCAGCAGCAGCCAGGAGCAGGAGACGACGAGTGCGGTGAACCCGGCGAGCAGCAGCCGCCGGGCCCGGTCCCACCAGGGGCCGGGCGCTGCGAACTGGTACACCGCGGCGAAGACCGGCAGGACGAGCCAGGCCTGGAGCATCTTGGCCTGGAAGGCCAGTCCCACCCATGCCCCGCAGAAGAGCAGCGGCAGCAGTCTCCCGGTACGGACGGCCTTCTGCAGCGACCCCGCCGCCAGGACCAGCAGCAGGACGAGCAGGGTGTCGGGGATGTTGTGCCGGTTGAGCGCGACGGTGACCGGGGTGAGGGTGAGTGCCAGCGCGGCCAGCAGCCCTGCCAACGGCCCGGCCCAGGCACGCACGATCCGGTGCAGCGCCCAGACGGCGAGGAGGCCCTCCAGCACCTGCGGCAGTACTGCCGCCCAGTTGTACGGCCCGAGGATCCGGACGGAAAGGGCCTGCGGCCACAGCGCTCCGGGGATCTTGTCCAGGCTGATCGAGCCGCTCGGGTCGAGCCCGCCGAAGACGAAGGCGTGCCAGTCCGCTGCCATCGACCGCACGGCCGCGCTGTAGTACGGGTGCACCCCGGTACGCCCGATGGCCCAGGTGTAGAGCACCGCGGCAACTGCCAGGATCAGCAGCAGGGCGTAGGACTCCCGGCTGAGGGGGGTGGGTTGCCGGAGCTTGGCGCGGACGGCGCGGCTGATGTCGCGGATGCGGTCGTGGCGGTCGGTGGGGTCCCGGGTGAGGGGGACGGTGGCCATGGCGGGGTCTCTCCTGGGGCGGCGGGCTGGGGACGTCGGCTTCACAGGCGGCGGGCCATGCGGAATCCCTGGGCGTAGAAGCCGGAGCCGTCGAGCGTCGCGCGGCCGGCCCAGTCGCCCATGGTGGGCCCGTTGGCCCGCGAGCGGCTGGAGTAGAAGCGCGGGCGCCCTTCGGTGTCCGGTCCCAGGTAGATGCCGCAGTGGTCGATGCCGTGCGGTCTGCCGATGTCGATGGCGAAGAAGACGAGGTCGCCGGGGAGCAGCTGACTGAAGTCGGCGGGCGGCCGGCCGGTGTTCGGGATCAGCAGCACGCCGGGGGCCCGGGTGGCGATGGCGTAGGCCCGGCGGGGCAGGCCGATCCCCGCGTCGTTGGTGGCGTGCATGGGGTAGCCCATCCGGTAGCCCCAGACCAGGCGCATGAAGCCGGAGCAGTCCACGTCGCCGTAGCGCTCCTTCTCCGGGTGCTTGCGGGTGCCGTCCGGGAAGGTCCAGGGAGTGCCGAGGTAGTCGTAGAAGTCGGACTGCTCGTCGCGGT is part of the Streptomyces platensis genome and harbors:
- a CDS encoding ketosynthase chain-length factor, which gives rise to MTPALAAAPPAVVTGLGVIAPNGTGTEEYWRAMLRGESGIGRITRFDPSPYAATLAGEVKGFEPKKHLPNRLLPQTDPMTRLALVAAEEALADADLDPRQLPEYAAGVVTAASGGGFEFGQRELEALWSRGGDHVSAYQSFAWFYPVNSGQISIRHGMRGPGGALVAEQAGGLDAVAKARRHVRDGTSMMVTGGVDGALCPWGWLCQTRSGGLSPHADPRRAYLPFSTHASGYVPGEGGAMLVLEDAHSAAERGAVHVYGGIAGYAATFDPRPGSGRPPGLRRAIQLALADAALSADAIDVVFADAMGLPEADAVEAKALADEFGPRGVPVTAPKTMTGRLLAGGASLDLATALLSLRDQVIPPTVNVHDRATPHALDLVTGGPRAAELNCALVLARGHGGFNSAMVVRRTA
- a CDS encoding beta-ketoacyl-[acyl-carrier-protein] synthase family protein, which produces MSKTHDARRVVITGIGVVAPGDVGTKPFWEMLTAGRTATGTISSFDASPFRSQVAAECNFDPAAEGLSQRQIRAWDRTTQFAYVAAREALEDSGISGETDPLRTGVMVGTACGMTMSLDREYAVVSDEGRLWEVDPAHGAPYLYDYFLPSSMVREIAWLAGAEGPAGVVSAGCTSGIDVVTHATDLIRDGAAEVMVTGASDAAISPITVACFDAIKATTPRNDEPETASRPFDRTRNGFVLGEGAAFFVLEELGHAQRRGARAYAEIAGHAARCNAYSMTGLRSDGKEMADAIRAALDRARMDPTDIDYVNAHGSATKQNDLHETAALKRSLGEHAYATPVSSIKSMIGHSLGAICALEVAASALTIEHSVIPPTANLHEPDPALDLDYVPLRAREAQVDSVLSVASGFGGFQSAIVLTGPGRTQ
- a CDS encoding MarR family winged helix-turn-helix transcriptional regulator, which gives rise to MDSSTPEADTLVEVTAEVFAVNGRLLRAGDRLSASAGLTSARWQVAGLLLDGPSTVAGLARERGLRRQAVQQTVDRLRAEGIVTTSPNPQDQRSPLVELTDRGRQALDDLLPLERQWLHQLTSGIAHDDLRTTALVLRRLREKLDAQLDESPTAPHQGH
- a CDS encoding MDR family MFS transporter, whose translation is MSGLLVAVFLAALDQTVIATAMRTIADQLHGQTEQAWATTAYLIASVLAMPFYGKLSDIYGRKPMYLIAIVVFVVGSLLSGMADSMVTLALFRAVQGLGGGGLMSLPTAVVADLAPVRERGRYFAYLQMAWVAASIVGPLAGGAFAEAGEVLGIDGWRWVFLLNVPLGALALVTVRRALDLPHERREHRIDVLGAVALALFLVPLLVVAEQGRAWGWGAPVSLAMFALSVAGLALFIPVELRRGAEAVLPLRLFRRGGIALCSTINFTIGVGIFGTVTTLPLFLQMVQGRTPSEAGLVVIPFMVGTIASQVVSGKLISASGKFKKQAIVGLGCMAGALMALSTSDVSTPMWGLTLIVLWLGVGIGLSQTVITLAIQNAAPKSELGVANAASGLCRQIGGSTGIAVLFSVMFGAVIARLADLWNSPAFSRLIDDPAMAANPANHHFLQVVASGNGSKIDLNDTSFLQGIDSRLAHPVMESFAHGFHIMYLVSGAVLLAGFVLTWFLRELPDGTQEAPTAQESDSGAAAGGSPQSQEA
- a CDS encoding AfsR/SARP family transcriptional regulator, yielding MEFKVLGPIQVANERLAYTPSAPKVKQVLALLVMRANQIVTLESIIDELWGDHAPRTAVTTAQTYIYQLRKDFVVELGEECGERIIVTARPGYVLSVPEGSLDVHNFERLADRAHACSTAGDAEGTARWTQAALRVWRGSPLADIPCGRVLQDYVSNLQEKRVSTQELSVRAAMDLERYRDLITELRSLVMEYPFNEWFHTQLVRVLNKAGRRVEALHAYQEARVLLRDELGLGPSHELRRAQQEVLGSAP
- a CDS encoding ArnT family glycosyltransferase, which produces MATVPLTRDPTDRHDRIRDISRAVRAKLRQPTPLSRESYALLLILAVAAVLYTWAIGRTGVHPYYSAAVRSMAADWHAFVFGGLDPSGSISLDKIPGALWPQALSVRILGPYNWAAVLPQVLEGLLAVWALHRIVRAWAGPLAGLLAALALTLTPVTVALNRHNIPDTLLVLLLVLAAGSLQKAVRTGRLLPLLFCGAWVGLAFQAKMLQAWLVLPVFAAVYQFAAPGPWWDRARRLLLAGFTALVVSCSWLLLVWASPAANRPYLDGTSNNNPFTLVFGYNGLSRFGHDPQALGAVAGTAASRTSGNTGWSMVVNHDVGPQIAWLLPLAVLALALGVWWRAGRPRTDGPRAGFLLWGGWLVMHLVVFSNSNGNHGYYTAVLAPALAALTGGGIALFRSEYRAGGRRRAALPVAVGLTALWAAVIDGPHSEFAPWLLPVVLMLGLCGTVGLWTSGPRTTRAAMHSALAASLAAVLLAPAVWAASCLNPRYPGSPIEPLAGPVGPGFHGTHHHRAKVLRNPLNTPSARDTALLDYLSAHRSGEKYLLATQAAYGAEPLLRATPQPLLVMGGFTGLTPYPTAPRLRDLVSAHQLRYALLTTRRPSTPASVWVKKSCTPVSPSAYGQLSDGSFTLYDCAGAT